Proteins found in one Hippopotamus amphibius kiboko isolate mHipAmp2 chromosome 12, mHipAmp2.hap2, whole genome shotgun sequence genomic segment:
- the LOC130834022 gene encoding taste receptor type 2 member 42-like, protein MKVFFLVVATGELVLVVLGNGFIGLANCIEWVKKGKVSSADFILTCLAVARIIQLWVALLDSLIVELAPHLYATGKLTKLVTLLWTLTNHLTTWFATCLSMFYFLKIARFSHFFFIWLKWRMNRVVFVLFLSSFFLLYVDLLMQDALGELWISIYREHERNTTLHLDASKIFYLKSLIILSLIYIIPFLLSLASLLLLFLSLVRHTKNFQLNLNGSEDSTTEAHKRAMKMVTPFLLLFIIYFISTLIGSWIVLKVQWYQAMTLVMVISNVFPSGHSYVIILGNSKLRQMALRLPWHLKFSKRKSKPLA, encoded by the coding sequence ATGAAGGTGTTCTTTCTAGTAGTGGCAACAGGAGAACTTGTCTTAGTAGTGCTGGGAAATGGGTTCATTGGACTGGCAAACTGCATCGAGTGGGTCAAGAAGGGGAAGGTCTCATCAGCTGATTTTATCCTTACCTGCTTGGCTGTAGCTAGAATCATTCAACTGTGGGTAGCACTATTGGATTCACTTATAGTCGAGTTAGCTCCACATCTGTATGCCACCGGCAAACTAACAAAATTGGTTACTCTTCTATGGACACTAACGAATCACTTAACTACCTGGTTTGCCACCTGCCTCAGCATGTTCTACTTCCTTAAGATCGCCCGTTtctctcacttctttttcatCTGGCTGAAGTGGAGAATGAACAGAGTGGTTTTTGTGCTCTTCCTGAGCTCTTTCTTCTTATTGTATGTTGACCTCTTAATGCAGGATGCTCTTGGTGAGTTGTGGATAAGTATCTATAGAGAACATGAAAGAAACACAACTTTGCATTTAGATGCAAGTAAAATTTTCTATCTTAAAAGCCTTATTATTCTTAGCTTGATCTATATTatcccctttcttctctccctggcctctttgctgcttttatttctttccttggtgAGACACACCAAGAATTTCCAACTCAACCTGAATGGCTCGGAAGACTCCACCACAGAGGCTCATAAAAGGGCCATGAAAATGGTGACACCCTTCCTTCTACTCTTTATCATTTACTTTATCTCCACTCTTATAGGAAGTTGGATTGTCCTTAAGGTACAGTGGTATCAGGCCATGACGCTTGTCATGGTGATTTCAAATGTCTTTCCCTCTGGCCACTCGTATGTTATAATTTTGGGAAACAGCAAGCTAAGACAGATGGCCTTGAGATTACCATGGCATCTTAAATTCTCTAAAAGAAAATCGAAACCTTTAGCTTAA
- the LOC130834019 gene encoding taste receptor type 2 member 31-like — protein MPAATGIGNLALVWFFTGAQYFAFFLYIITLLLSIFSILVMTQFVLGNFASGFIALVNCIDWVKRQKISSVDGILTALAVSRIGLLWVMLLNWYAIVFNPALYNLKGRIFAYVAWTVSNHCSTWLATSLSMFYVFKIAHFSSRIFLHLKWRVESVVHMILLGASFFLVFHVTVVSINETLQRNVYEGNITQKTKLRDILQLSHVTLFTVADLIPFSMSLTSFLLLIFSLLRHLGKMQLNDKGSQDPSTKVHTKAMQTVISFLLLFAIYFLTLIISVWSSNKLRKEPFLLLFLAVEITYPSVHSFILIWGNRKLAQAFLLFLWQLGCWLKDRK, from the coding sequence actttgctttttttctgtacATAATAACTTTActattgagcattttttccatCCTAGTAATGACACAATTTGTTCTGGGAAATTTTGCCAGTGGTTTCATAGCACTGGTGAACTGCATTGACTGGGTGAAGAGACAAAAGATCTCCTCAGTTGATGGGATTCTCACTGCTCTGGCAGTCTCCAGAATTGGTTTGCTCTGGGTAATGTTACTAAATTGGTATGCAATTGTGTTTAATCCAGCTTTATATAATTTAAAGGGAAGAATTTTTGCTTATGTTGCCTGGACAGTAAGCAACCATTGTAGCACCTGGCTTGCTACCAGCCTCAGCATGTTTTATGTGTTCAAAATAGCCCATTTCTCCAGCCGAATTTTTCTTCACCTGAAATGGAGAGTTGAAAGTGTAGTTCACATGATACTGCTAGGGGCTTCattctttttggtttttcatgTTACAGTGGTAAGCATAAATGAAACACTCCAGAGAAATGTATACGAAGGAAACATCACTCAAAAGAccaaactgagggacattttACAGCTTTCACATGTGACTCTCTTCACAGTAGCAGACCTCATACCGTTTTCTATGTCCCTGACGTCTTTTCTGCTGCTAATCTTTTCTCTGTTGAGACATCTCGGGAAGATGCAGCTCAATGACAAAGGATCCCAAGATCCCAGTACCAAGGTCCATACAAAAGCCATGCAAACTGTGATCTCTTTTCTCTTGCTATTTGCCATTTACTTCCTGACTCTAATCATATCAGTTTGGAGTTCTAACAAGCTGCGTAAGGAACCCTTCCTCTTGCTTTTCCTGGCTGTTGAAATCACTTATCCTTCAGTGCACTCGTTTATCCTAATTTGGGGAAACAGGAAGTTAGCACAGGCCTTTCTGTTGTTTCTGTGGCAGCTGGGGTGCTGGCTGAAAGATAGGAAATAG